A single window of Chitinophaga sp. XS-30 DNA harbors:
- a CDS encoding RNA polymerase sigma-70 factor codes for MQRVEVNYQTILERLKASDLDAFDILYTHTRERLFVYALSFLKDEAAAQDVVQDLFSDFWEGKLFLDVHSGLVSYLVRAVRNRCLVILKKEQNRQKVKKLFDYTESGKVALDGQLENRELRREIEAAINKLPPMPARVFRLHYIEKLSYAEIAGMLNITPATISNHMTRALKSLRESLKKI; via the coding sequence GTGCAGCGGGTAGAGGTGAACTATCAAACAATATTGGAGCGGCTGAAGGCATCCGACCTGGATGCTTTCGATATCCTCTATACGCATACCCGCGAACGTTTGTTCGTTTATGCGCTTTCTTTTCTAAAGGATGAGGCCGCGGCCCAGGACGTGGTGCAGGACCTGTTCAGCGATTTCTGGGAGGGTAAACTATTCCTGGACGTTCATTCCGGCCTGGTCAGCTACCTTGTCCGCGCGGTCCGCAATCGCTGCCTGGTGATCCTGAAAAAGGAGCAGAACCGGCAAAAGGTCAAAAAGCTGTTCGATTATACGGAGAGTGGCAAGGTGGCCCTCGATGGTCAGCTGGAAAACCGGGAGCTGCGCCGGGAAATAGAGGCTGCTATAAACAAATTGCCGCCCATGCCGGCCAGGGTATTCCGGCTGCATTACATTGAAAAGCTGAGTTATGCGGAGATCGCAGGCATGCTGAACATCACCCCGGCCACGATCAGCAACCATATGACCCGGGCGCTGAAGTCGTTACGGGAAAGCTTAAAAAAAATCTGA
- a CDS encoding SusC/RagA family TonB-linked outer membrane protein: MQTTTFILGAILATAQVLLAAPGHAQGNEQTVISLDYKNTPIQQVFTAIETKADVVIMFENTGVLKNEKVTISAKNKKVGEIMDVLLKGKGLQWNIRDNVIRVEKPQPATMFNQVAPSPSARDTVKKDILTGRVTDDSGESLPGASVAVKGTAVRTVTDADGHYLLPGVPANGTILFSFIGMIPQEFPVGSSSVMNVKLQQATVGLNEVVAIGYGTQKKINLTGAVGSVSGKDLMANVPTNTVAALQGRLPGVTITQPSGQPGDEGVSVIIRGIGTMNYAGPMIIVDGLESRMDNISPGDIESVSVLKDASSAAIYGSRAANGVILVTTKRGKNGVSEINYRGFAGWQATTNLPDHLPSHEYAELYNEGNRNQGLPPRYSNDDIAKYRSGTDPYNFPNTDWLGLLLTESGFTQDHSLSFAGGNNITSYRVSFGYFDQDGLIKGSTHKRYNARINLDSRVKKWLTLGTNISLSRNNVIYPISPFSGGEDFFRQANFIPPTITSKNADGTWNRYTDGNPIAWVDAGGFRNGTNSHLLGSVFGELTLLKGLTLKGVAGVNYDLGDNKRHVKTINYYSNGVHTVQGPNSVTDNITRQQTITLQSLLNYNRKFGKHDVKGLLGASREAYQFFSNEAFRMNFPSNDLDQLNGGSTVGMTNGGYAIESRLGSVFGRANYEFDNRYLLEVNLRRDASSKFNRGYRVGWFPSFSAGWRVTEEHFMQGISWIDNLKLRGSWGQLGNNNIGDYNYFQRIKLGQNYNFGGIVADGAATTIAGNAIISWEKTTELDIGIDIDLFRNRLLSISADYYNRYTDDILSPVPVSMIFGLPAPVVNAGAMRNKGVELLLEHNHAIGNVQYTLSLNGAFNENKVERYRNPSKGDLIYVEGEPWGSYYGYEVTGIYQTDAEASASPHVEGAPVKAGDLIFKDRNKDGKINGDDRVVLGNTIPGITYGANINLGYKGFDLSAFFQGASKVSRVIGAESFWAFDPNNALRMHLDRTIVENGKVVKNGYYPRILITEKHNQVMSSFSVLNASYLRLKTAQVGYTLPAAWLKPAGITRTRLYASGQNLLTFTKFPSSFDPELLSGSGNGAYPQVKFYTVGIDVTF; this comes from the coding sequence ATGCAAACAACCACATTCATACTCGGTGCGATTCTCGCAACAGCGCAAGTGCTCCTGGCTGCCCCGGGGCATGCACAGGGGAACGAACAGACCGTCATCTCCCTGGATTATAAGAACACGCCAATACAGCAGGTCTTCACCGCCATCGAAACGAAAGCCGATGTAGTGATCATGTTCGAAAATACCGGTGTGCTGAAGAACGAAAAGGTCACCATCTCCGCAAAGAACAAAAAGGTCGGGGAGATCATGGACGTGCTTTTGAAGGGAAAGGGACTGCAATGGAACATACGCGATAATGTAATACGGGTGGAAAAGCCACAACCAGCCACTATGTTTAACCAGGTAGCGCCTTCTCCTTCCGCCCGGGATACGGTTAAAAAGGATATACTTACCGGCAGGGTAACGGACGACAGCGGTGAATCATTGCCCGGTGCATCTGTTGCCGTAAAAGGCACCGCTGTGAGAACCGTTACCGATGCCGATGGCCATTACCTGTTACCGGGTGTTCCGGCCAACGGCACTATTTTGTTTTCTTTTATTGGAATGATCCCGCAGGAGTTCCCCGTTGGCAGTTCCTCCGTTATGAATGTTAAACTTCAGCAGGCCACAGTAGGGCTGAATGAAGTGGTGGCCATCGGTTACGGCACGCAGAAGAAGATAAATCTGACGGGGGCTGTCGGGAGCGTTTCCGGGAAAGACCTTATGGCGAATGTACCCACCAACACCGTGGCGGCATTACAGGGCCGTCTGCCGGGCGTCACGATCACACAACCATCCGGCCAGCCGGGAGATGAAGGAGTAAGCGTGATCATCAGGGGAATAGGCACCATGAACTACGCCGGCCCCATGATCATTGTTGATGGGCTGGAATCGAGAATGGACAATATTTCCCCGGGCGATATCGAAAGCGTAAGCGTGCTGAAGGACGCGTCTTCCGCCGCCATTTACGGATCGAGGGCTGCCAACGGCGTGATACTGGTCACGACCAAACGTGGAAAAAACGGTGTTTCCGAAATCAACTACCGGGGCTTTGCCGGCTGGCAGGCTACAACCAACCTGCCCGATCATCTTCCCTCCCATGAGTATGCTGAACTATACAATGAAGGTAACAGGAACCAGGGGCTGCCTCCCCGGTATAGTAATGACGATATTGCCAAATACAGATCAGGCACCGATCCCTACAATTTTCCGAATACAGACTGGCTGGGCCTCCTGCTGACGGAATCGGGGTTTACCCAGGACCATAGCCTTTCTTTTGCAGGCGGTAATAATATCACCAGCTACAGGGTGTCATTTGGGTATTTCGATCAGGACGGGCTCATCAAAGGATCTACCCACAAACGCTACAATGCCAGGATAAACCTGGACAGCCGCGTAAAGAAATGGCTGACCCTGGGCACAAATATTTCGCTGTCGAGGAATAACGTGATCTACCCTATTTCGCCCTTCAGCGGCGGTGAAGATTTTTTCAGACAGGCGAACTTTATCCCGCCCACGATAACCAGTAAGAATGCGGATGGCACCTGGAATCGCTATACAGACGGGAATCCTATCGCCTGGGTAGATGCGGGCGGATTCAGGAACGGCACCAACTCCCATTTGCTTGGAAGCGTTTTCGGGGAACTGACCTTGTTGAAAGGCTTGACCCTGAAAGGAGTGGCCGGCGTTAACTACGACCTGGGCGATAATAAAAGACATGTGAAAACGATCAATTATTACAGCAATGGTGTGCATACCGTCCAGGGCCCCAATAGCGTAACGGACAATATTACCCGTCAGCAAACCATCACCTTGCAAAGCCTGCTGAACTATAACAGGAAGTTCGGCAAACATGACGTGAAAGGGTTGCTGGGAGCTTCCCGCGAAGCCTACCAGTTTTTCAGCAACGAGGCATTCCGGATGAACTTTCCATCTAACGACCTGGACCAGCTGAATGGCGGATCAACGGTTGGTATGACGAACGGCGGCTACGCCATCGAGTCCCGCCTGGGGTCAGTGTTTGGAAGGGCTAACTACGAATTTGATAACAGGTATTTATTGGAAGTGAACCTGCGGAGAGATGCTTCCTCCAAGTTTAACCGCGGATACAGGGTAGGCTGGTTCCCCTCGTTCTCCGCCGGCTGGAGAGTGACGGAAGAACATTTCATGCAGGGCATCAGCTGGATCGATAACCTGAAGCTGAGAGGCTCCTGGGGACAACTGGGCAACAATAATATCGGCGACTACAATTATTTCCAAAGGATAAAACTAGGGCAGAACTATAACTTCGGCGGTATTGTTGCAGACGGCGCCGCTACTACCATAGCCGGCAATGCGATCATCAGCTGGGAGAAAACGACCGAGCTGGATATTGGCATCGATATCGATCTTTTCCGCAACAGGCTGCTGTCCATATCCGCCGACTACTACAATCGCTATACAGATGATATCCTTTCTCCCGTTCCGGTTTCAATGATCTTCGGATTGCCCGCGCCTGTTGTCAATGCCGGCGCCATGAGAAATAAAGGCGTCGAGTTATTGCTGGAGCACAATCATGCCATAGGAAATGTGCAATATACCCTATCCCTGAATGGCGCATTCAATGAGAACAAGGTAGAACGATACAGGAATCCCTCCAAAGGAGACCTGATCTACGTGGAGGGCGAACCATGGGGATCTTATTATGGTTACGAGGTAACTGGCATTTATCAGACGGATGCGGAGGCTTCAGCTTCCCCGCATGTTGAGGGGGCGCCCGTAAAGGCCGGCGACCTGATCTTTAAAGACCGCAACAAAGATGGCAAGATCAATGGAGACGACAGGGTTGTGCTGGGCAATACCATTCCCGGGATCACTTATGGAGCCAATATAAACCTGGGGTATAAAGGGTTTGACCTGTCTGCCTTCTTCCAGGGCGCCAGTAAGGTAAGCCGCGTGATAGGCGCTGAATCATTCTGGGCATTCGACCCCAACAATGCGTTGCGCATGCATCTGGACAGGACCATTGTCGAAAACGGGAAAGTGGTTAAAAACGGATACTATCCAAGGATACTGATCACCGAGAAGCACAACCAGGTGATGAGCTCTTTCAGCGTATTGAATGCCTCCTACCTGCGTTTGAAAACTGCCCAGGTAGGGTACACGCTCCCGGCAGCATGGTTAAAGCCGGCGGGCATTACCAGGACCCGGCTATACGCCAGCGGGCAGAACCTGTTGACATTTACAAAATTCCCCTCCAGCTTCGACCCGGAACTTTTATCCGGTTCCGGCAACGGCGCGTATCCACAGGTTAAATTTTATACTGTAGGGATTGACGTAACATTCTAA
- a CDS encoding RagB/SusD family nutrient uptake outer membrane protein, producing the protein MKKTLLTILALNLTMLYSCGNKFLDVKPRNELTDATFWKTEQDATLALNGCYRLWEAYANIVLFDGASDNAYEKSNFGFQVLGNGTLTASNYHVLGSWIDWFHFMDENGGGDFAASVNWYPYTRIRKYNNFLANIDRVPMDDAKKAQYKSEVRFLRAYDYFWKVMLHGDVPLVTKVINATDELPRDPAEKVKQFVLDELSAIISEGALPVQNTIDSKGHVTKGAALALKARLELVMGNYAAAMADAKAVIDMPCYELFPNYRDLFLEKSEGINKEAILNVQYIVNDYEQSLTQLNLPAGDGGWSALNATKSMVDAYECSNGKPITDPTSGYDIDDPFRNRDPRMEMSLLHPGQLWKGRYYNTLDQFMPDGSPNPDYNRNEPAARSGMNVIKYINSLADSPGGWPPNFGGDIMVIRLAEMYLTYAEAAVETNTNTAAALDYVNAVRTRSGHIKATALTRALVRNERRVELAFEGLRYLDIMRWDLGPQVLNGPLYGSRRGTMDFTDGSITWVGNGYEVNDVNYIKLETRTFHPVRKYLFPIPQAEMDANSKMVQNPGY; encoded by the coding sequence ATGAAAAAGACACTATTGACAATACTTGCGCTTAACCTTACCATGTTATACTCCTGCGGGAACAAGTTCCTTGATGTGAAACCAAGGAACGAACTGACGGATGCGACCTTCTGGAAAACAGAGCAGGATGCAACACTGGCGCTGAATGGCTGTTACCGGTTATGGGAAGCCTATGCGAATATTGTGCTGTTTGACGGCGCCAGCGACAATGCTTATGAAAAATCCAATTTCGGCTTCCAGGTACTGGGCAACGGAACATTAACGGCATCGAACTATCATGTGCTGGGCAGCTGGATCGACTGGTTCCATTTTATGGATGAAAATGGCGGAGGAGACTTTGCTGCATCTGTCAACTGGTACCCTTATACACGCATCCGCAAATACAATAATTTTCTTGCCAATATAGACAGGGTGCCGATGGATGATGCGAAAAAGGCACAATACAAAAGTGAAGTGAGATTCCTGCGGGCATACGACTATTTCTGGAAAGTAATGTTGCATGGAGATGTGCCGCTGGTTACAAAAGTGATCAACGCAACGGACGAGCTGCCCAGGGACCCTGCCGAAAAAGTAAAGCAGTTCGTGCTTGACGAGCTGTCCGCTATTATCAGCGAAGGCGCATTGCCGGTCCAGAATACTATTGACTCAAAAGGGCATGTTACCAAAGGCGCGGCATTGGCGTTGAAGGCCAGGCTGGAACTGGTAATGGGAAATTATGCCGCTGCCATGGCCGATGCCAAAGCGGTAATTGATATGCCCTGTTACGAGCTGTTCCCGAATTACCGGGACCTGTTCCTGGAAAAAAGCGAGGGGATCAACAAAGAAGCGATCCTGAACGTGCAATATATTGTGAATGATTATGAACAATCGCTCACACAGCTGAACCTTCCTGCCGGAGATGGCGGCTGGTCTGCCCTCAATGCCACTAAAAGCATGGTGGACGCCTATGAATGCAGCAACGGAAAACCTATTACCGACCCAACATCCGGTTATGACATCGATGATCCTTTCAGGAACCGCGATCCCAGGATGGAAATGTCCCTCCTGCATCCGGGGCAGTTATGGAAAGGGCGTTATTATAATACGCTGGACCAGTTCATGCCGGACGGCAGCCCTAACCCGGATTATAACAGGAACGAGCCCGCGGCCCGGTCAGGTATGAATGTCATCAAATACATCAACAGTCTTGCCGATAGCCCGGGTGGCTGGCCTCCCAATTTTGGCGGTGATATTATGGTGATCCGCCTGGCGGAAATGTATCTCACCTATGCGGAGGCCGCAGTGGAAACCAATACCAATACCGCTGCTGCACTTGACTATGTCAATGCCGTCAGAACAAGAAGCGGTCATATCAAGGCAACGGCTTTGACAAGGGCACTGGTGCGGAACGAACGGAGGGTGGAACTGGCCTTTGAAGGGCTCCGGTACCTGGATATCATGCGCTGGGACCTTGGGCCACAGGTGCTGAACGGCCCTTTATACGGCAGCCGCAGGGGAACGATGGACTTTACGGACGGCAGCATCACCTGGGTGGGAAACGGGTACGAAGTGAACGATGTGAACTACATCAAGCTTGAAACGCGTACGTTCCACCCGGTAAGAAAGTACCTGTTTCCCATACCACAGGCGGAAATGGATGCCAACTCAAAGATGGTGCAAAACCCCGGGTATTAA
- a CDS encoding DUF4832 domain-containing protein: MMRCLLTAALLIFSCLHARAQEGKGVYKNRTFFHLEPYWDSAKVCSNPHKGWFIHYYDNSISNYGDRLAANDSLPDFPGLNDIYLRLAWCYLEPEEGVYNWELMDSVINRWTGWGHTISFRITCKETNGPPYATPAWVEKAGAKGKMMQDGKAWAPDYGDPVFLEKLENFHKAFAARYDGKRWVEYIDIGSIGEWGEGHTAFSGWEDVPVAVVKRHIDMYKRCYKRSVLLISDDFIGQRDADDGADYEIYHYCLQKGIGFRDDSGNVKWYRELGFGPSCIRSPELYSKVYRKIPVVLESDHYSDAVKYGMWKDGAGFEKAIHETHATYIGFHHYPREWLLENKVLAGKLANLSGYWYFPKFAMMPDTFRVHSRRNYLRMTWENHGVAPAYHRYKLSVQLINKQTGRSFRQDLPESDNRTWLPREIVAEQYKIDISKDMDKGKYELLINMRDACGFHNRDIQLPLKKERETVSGWYKLGEVTVN, encoded by the coding sequence ATGATGCGTTGCCTGCTGACAGCCGCCCTGCTCATTTTTTCATGCCTGCATGCACGGGCACAGGAAGGGAAAGGCGTGTATAAGAACCGTACCTTCTTTCACCTGGAACCTTACTGGGATAGCGCGAAAGTATGCAGCAATCCGCATAAGGGCTGGTTTATCCATTACTATGACAATAGTATTTCCAATTACGGCGATCGTTTGGCGGCAAACGATTCCCTGCCTGATTTCCCCGGGTTGAATGATATCTATCTGAGGCTGGCCTGGTGTTATCTCGAACCGGAAGAGGGCGTGTACAACTGGGAGCTGATGGATTCCGTTATCAACAGGTGGACCGGCTGGGGGCATACCATTTCTTTCCGCATCACCTGCAAGGAAACTAACGGGCCTCCTTATGCCACACCCGCATGGGTGGAAAAAGCCGGGGCCAAAGGTAAAATGATGCAGGACGGCAAAGCCTGGGCGCCGGATTACGGAGATCCTGTGTTCCTGGAAAAGCTGGAGAACTTTCATAAAGCCTTTGCTGCAAGATATGATGGCAAACGCTGGGTGGAATATATCGACATTGGCAGCATCGGTGAATGGGGAGAAGGGCATACCGCTTTCTCGGGCTGGGAGGATGTACCGGTGGCGGTTGTGAAGCGGCATATTGACATGTACAAGAGATGCTATAAAAGATCTGTGCTGCTGATCAGCGATGACTTTATCGGGCAGCGGGATGCGGACGATGGCGCAGATTATGAAATATATCATTATTGCCTGCAAAAGGGCATCGGGTTCCGGGACGACAGCGGCAATGTGAAATGGTACAGGGAGCTGGGGTTTGGCCCCTCCTGCATACGCAGCCCCGAGCTATATAGCAAAGTGTACAGGAAGATCCCCGTGGTGCTGGAATCCGATCATTACAGCGACGCAGTGAAATACGGCATGTGGAAGGATGGCGCCGGATTTGAAAAGGCCATACACGAAACGCACGCCACTTATATAGGGTTTCACCATTATCCCAGGGAGTGGCTCCTGGAAAATAAAGTGCTGGCAGGGAAGCTGGCTAACCTGAGCGGGTATTGGTATTTCCCGAAGTTCGCGATGATGCCGGATACCTTCCGGGTGCATTCCCGCCGCAACTACTTAAGGATGACCTGGGAGAACCATGGTGTAGCGCCGGCCTATCACCGGTACAAGCTTTCCGTGCAACTGATCAATAAGCAAACCGGCAGGTCCTTCCGGCAGGATTTGCCTGAATCTGACAACAGAACATGGCTGCCCCGCGAAATAGTAGCCGAGCAATATAAAATTGATATCAGTAAAGACATGGACAAGGGGAAGTATGAGCTGTTGATAAACATGCGCGATGCATGCGGATTTCATAACAGGGATATTCAACTGCCCCTTAAAAAGGAACGCGAAACAGTATCGGGCTGGTACAAACTCGGTGAAGTGACGGTAAACTGA
- a CDS encoding carbon-nitrogen hydrolase family protein, translated as MKKNMISRRKFLSASAMAAGGVTIASGGLANALEAPSASTERANREVWVASVSQMDMTAETPALMVEKVFGVLNEALVYQPDIICLPELFSTSNIKRKYTFKEEVAFSPDIIEQFAAFAKASNCYVICPVYTEEAGNVYNAAVVLDRQGLRLGEYRKAHIVEDEISFGITPGTLSPPVFKTDFGIIGIQICFDILWEDCWRKLRENGAEIVFWPSAFAGGQMVNTRAWQHQYHVVSSTRKDTTKICDISGTEIAKTGIWNRNLVCAPINLEKAFVHVWPHVFQFDKIREQYGRKIRITIFHEEEWAIIESLSPEVKVKDVLKAFNIRTFEQHVQDAGTAQINARKK; from the coding sequence ATGAAAAAGAACATGATCTCACGCCGGAAGTTCCTGTCCGCCTCCGCAATGGCGGCAGGTGGCGTCACCATTGCCTCCGGTGGATTAGCGAATGCACTGGAAGCCCCTTCAGCTTCAACGGAACGGGCAAACAGGGAAGTATGGGTTGCCAGTGTGTCTCAAATGGACATGACTGCCGAAACGCCGGCGTTAATGGTGGAAAAAGTATTCGGGGTATTGAACGAGGCGCTCGTTTATCAGCCGGACATCATCTGCCTGCCCGAGCTCTTCAGTACTTCCAACATCAAACGGAAATACACTTTTAAAGAAGAAGTGGCATTTTCTCCCGATATCATAGAACAGTTCGCTGCCTTTGCAAAAGCCAGCAATTGCTACGTGATCTGCCCGGTATATACGGAAGAAGCCGGAAATGTGTACAATGCCGCGGTGGTGCTGGACCGGCAGGGGTTAAGATTGGGGGAATACAGGAAAGCGCATATCGTGGAAGACGAAATATCGTTTGGTATTACACCCGGCACATTGTCGCCCCCGGTTTTTAAAACCGATTTTGGCATCATTGGTATCCAGATATGTTTTGACATACTATGGGAAGACTGCTGGCGAAAATTAAGAGAAAACGGGGCTGAAATTGTTTTCTGGCCCTCTGCTTTCGCCGGCGGACAGATGGTTAACACCAGGGCCTGGCAGCATCAATACCATGTTGTGTCGAGCACACGGAAAGACACAACAAAGATCTGCGATATATCCGGGACGGAAATTGCGAAGACGGGAATATGGAACAGGAACCTGGTTTGCGCCCCCATTAACCTGGAGAAGGCCTTTGTGCACGTATGGCCGCACGTGTTCCAGTTTGACAAAATAAGGGAGCAATATGGCCGTAAAATACGCATTACCATCTTTCATGAAGAAGAATGGGCCATCATAGAAAGCCTGTCCCCGGAAGTAAAAGTGAAGGATGTCTTAAAAGCTTTTAACATCAGAACATTTGAACAGCATGTGCAGGATGCCGGAACAGCACAGATAAATGCCCGTAAAAAATGA
- a CDS encoding right-handed parallel beta-helix repeat-containing protein, giving the protein MRQLLLLLSIGALFSACSAKDAALKDTDKVPLDDALSHSKRRNCHTPAWPDATNTGLPKGWKPKRTYANYTMRNNEVLSDVLVTGYISIPVSVKRCTIRRCRVRGDETIGFDRTVVWFQNTAQPSVPGVNGDRTSILIEHCDIGPELGSFNPDDVDCGIAGCATNCTIRNNNIHDVVRGIDAMSHSLVENNFLHEIWVTQDKSKHHDGVFIWGNSDNVTVRGNNIELLDESNTASIFMQGAASRNVSITNNRVTGGSYAIRLNFPDNGAGLGAGICTGNRVRRNPPDPGAKNPLGGDYGPASYWEFYPAVWANNVWDDNDEPFTPVLVNW; this is encoded by the coding sequence ATGAGACAATTACTATTGCTGTTAAGTATTGGCGCCTTATTCAGCGCATGCTCCGCTAAAGACGCGGCGCTGAAGGATACGGATAAAGTGCCTTTGGATGATGCTTTGTCCCACTCAAAACGCAGGAATTGCCACACCCCCGCCTGGCCTGACGCCACCAATACCGGGCTTCCCAAAGGATGGAAACCAAAGAGAACGTATGCGAACTATACCATGCGCAACAACGAAGTGTTAAGCGATGTGCTTGTTACGGGGTACATATCCATTCCTGTATCTGTAAAGCGCTGCACTATCAGGCGCTGCCGTGTCCGCGGAGATGAAACGATCGGTTTTGACCGTACGGTAGTATGGTTCCAGAACACCGCCCAGCCCAGTGTGCCTGGCGTGAACGGCGACAGAACATCTATTCTCATTGAGCACTGCGACATCGGCCCCGAACTGGGCAGCTTTAATCCCGATGATGTGGACTGCGGGATTGCCGGATGCGCTACCAATTGTACTATCCGGAACAATAATATTCATGATGTGGTAAGAGGGATCGATGCCATGAGCCATTCTTTGGTGGAGAATAACTTCCTGCATGAAATATGGGTAACGCAGGACAAGTCGAAGCACCATGATGGCGTGTTCATCTGGGGGAATTCCGATAATGTGACTGTAAGGGGCAATAATATTGAGCTATTGGATGAATCCAACACGGCTTCCATTTTCATGCAGGGGGCCGCTTCGCGGAATGTCAGCATCACTAATAACCGGGTGACCGGGGGCTCGTATGCCATCCGGTTGAACTTCCCGGATAACGGCGCCGGCCTGGGTGCAGGGATCTGCACAGGGAACAGGGTAAGGCGTAACCCGCCGGACCCTGGTGCAAAGAATCCTTTGGGCGGAGACTACGGACCTGCAAGTTATTGGGAGTTCTATCCTGCTGTATGGGCGAACAATGTATGGGATGATAATGATGAACCCTTTACCCCTGTGCTCGTAAACTGGTAA
- a CDS encoding DUF4082 domain-containing protein: MKVLHLFLLAAFLVTGCSKMKDRDALKAEHDLATLNDEEETYNVFTTQTPTVTDTDGPYEMGMKFKSELIGKITQIRYYKYSGETGTHTGRLWSEGGTELASVTFTGETASGWQTATLSAPYEIAANTVYVVTVNSNTRYGATPGGLASAVTNGPLSTVVGANGVFGTTIGAFPTSTYNGGNYFRDITFEVIPDVTAPSTPTSVTAADITGYGVDLSWTASTDNVHVTGYNIYNDTVLIASVTGTWANIYGLTPSTAHSIKVKAKDAAGNLSAASTALSVTTGAASSGLRGWQIDTTNVGLTGVSVDKNTLPLYSDPIAAGSTISLKKLVNPDLSAGNIIIDRCWIVINMGGIKWNVGSDNGAVLIKDSRIEAIDIPGKYATAPFQSPTNKAVTLLRTEITDQGGGFWLDGAALVRNCYIHDLPGYGDPLSDTGNHVDGGTRRNGIAQLNVIDNHIDIRSAGNNASSAFFIQPLYGFIDNILLRGNLLGGGGYTVYGSNHNYTYGSHIYADNNRWYSGAAYGYVGTPSGPGFGSWTNNYVNNPANTDNKGTAITYP, encoded by the coding sequence ATGAAAGTCCTGCATTTATTTTTACTGGCTGCCTTCCTGGTAACCGGTTGCTCAAAAATGAAAGACCGTGATGCCCTTAAGGCGGAACATGATCTTGCAACATTGAATGACGAGGAAGAGACCTATAACGTGTTCACCACCCAAACCCCTACCGTTACGGATACCGACGGTCCATACGAGATGGGTATGAAATTCAAGTCCGAACTGATAGGGAAAATCACGCAGATCCGTTATTACAAGTACAGCGGAGAAACCGGCACCCATACCGGGCGTTTATGGTCTGAAGGGGGAACCGAGCTTGCCAGCGTAACCTTCACGGGAGAGACTGCTTCCGGCTGGCAGACGGCAACGCTGAGCGCACCCTATGAAATTGCCGCCAATACCGTTTATGTCGTAACCGTGAACTCCAACACCCGGTATGGCGCTACCCCCGGTGGCCTGGCATCAGCCGTGACCAACGGGCCTTTAAGTACGGTAGTTGGCGCCAATGGCGTTTTCGGCACAACTATAGGTGCATTCCCCACCAGTACCTATAATGGCGGCAATTACTTCCGGGATATCACTTTTGAAGTGATCCCCGATGTGACTGCTCCAAGCACCCCCACTTCCGTGACAGCTGCTGATATAACAGGTTATGGCGTTGATCTTAGCTGGACGGCTTCTACGGATAATGTGCATGTTACCGGATACAATATTTACAATGACACCGTATTGATCGCTTCTGTTACGGGTACCTGGGCTAATATCTATGGATTGACCCCGTCTACGGCGCATAGCATCAAAGTAAAAGCGAAAGATGCGGCGGGTAACCTTTCAGCTGCAAGCACAGCGCTCAGCGTAACTACAGGTGCGGCCAGCAGCGGTTTGCGCGGCTGGCAGATCGATACGACCAATGTCGGGCTAACCGGGGTGAGCGTGGATAAAAATACGCTGCCTTTGTATAGCGACCCGATTGCAGCAGGCTCAACTATCAGCCTGAAAAAGCTGGTGAACCCTGACCTGAGCGCCGGTAATATCATTATTGACAGATGCTGGATCGTTATCAATATGGGAGGAATCAAATGGAATGTAGGCTCTGATAATGGTGCGGTCCTGATCAAAGATTCGCGTATTGAAGCAATCGATATCCCGGGCAAGTATGCTACAGCACCTTTCCAATCGCCAACCAATAAAGCGGTGACCTTGTTAAGAACTGAAATAACAGACCAGGGTGGCGGATTCTGGCTGGATGGCGCCGCCCTGGTAAGGAACTGTTATATTCATGATCTGCCAGGGTACGGTGACCCTCTGAGCGATACCGGCAACCATGTTGATGGTGGTACAAGGCGTAATGGTATTGCACAACTGAATGTAATAGATAACCACATTGACATCCGTAGTGCCGGCAACAATGCATCCTCCGCATTTTTCATACAGCCGCTTTATGGTTTTATTGACAATATCCTGCTGCGCGGCAACCTCCTGGGTGGCGGTGGATATACCGTTTACGGGTCAAACCATAATTATACTTATGGCAGTCACATTTATGCGGACAACAACAGATGGTATTCCGGTGCGGCGTATGGATATGTGGGAACTCCCAGCGGCCCCGGATTTGGGTCCTGGACAAACAACTACGTAAACAATCCCGCGAATACGGATAATAAGGGAACAGCCATCACTTATCCATAA